The following nucleotide sequence is from Terriglobales bacterium.
GCCATCGACTTCTATGCGGAAGTTCAAACCCCGGCGGCTCCGCATAGTCGCAAGCCGTCTCAGCTTATCGAGCGACTGCGGAATAAACTTCTGTGCGCCAAATCCCGGATTGACCGACATTATCAGCACGTAATCGACAAACTCCAGGATCTCTGCCAGCGTTTCCAGTGGCGTAGACGGATTCAGGACCACGCCCGCCAGACAGTCGTGCTGTTTGATCAGTTCCACCGTCCGGTGCAGGTGGATACATGTCTCCTGATGAACGGAAATCCAGTCCGCGCCTGCATCGGCGAACGCCGGAATGTAAAGATCCGGGTTCTCGATCATCAGGTGGCAATCCAGCGGCAGCCTGGTCACCTTGCGCACGGATTTCACGACCGGAGGTCCGATCGTCAGGTTCGGCACAAAGTGGCCATCCATCACGTCCAGGTGGAGCACTGCCGCCCCACCTGCTTCCGCTGCATGGATTTCATCGGCCAGTCGTGCAAAGTCGGCGGCGAGAATAGAAGGGGCCAGCTCGATCAAACGAGTTTCTCCGAACCGGGAGGTGCTGGAGTAAATGCCTGCTTGATTTTACCATCACCGCCACGCCTTTTCGCTCCATTCGTCCCTTGCTGACGTCTGGCCACCTTAACCCACAGAGCGCATCTAAACCCCTGAATTGCAATGGTTACGATTCGATCCTGGTCTTGCGCCCTGGTTGTGTTGATCGCCGCGACCGCCTTCGCTGTGCCGATTAAGCCTGATCTGGAGAAGATGCTCAAACAGCAGGAGCAGCGGCCTCAACCCTTTGAGCCTGCCCGTG
It contains:
- the rpe gene encoding ribulose-phosphate 3-epimerase, encoding MIELAPSILAADFARLADEIHAAEAGGAAVLHLDVMDGHFVPNLTIGPPVVKSVRKVTRLPLDCHLMIENPDLYIPAFADAGADWISVHQETCIHLHRTVELIKQHDCLAGVVLNPSTPLETLAEILEFVDYVLIMSVNPGFGAQKFIPQSLDKLRRLATMRSRRGLNFRIEVDGGVAMDTVGDIVRAGAEVLVAGNAVFGTGNPKEEAQKLIKAATEATWQKV